Proteins encoded in a region of the Raphanus sativus cultivar WK10039 chromosome 8, ASM80110v3, whole genome shotgun sequence genome:
- the LOC108819285 gene encoding transcription factor bHLH110 isoform X2 yields the protein MDSTNLHQLQDQLQLVGSSSSSSSLDNNSNPSCYEASSVHQWSPGGISLNSVSLSHNFNNEMLNTRDQNNNNNNNNRTSECMSLSNIHNHSLIQQDFPLQWTHNESSYHHHEGLHKVKEELSSATTSDHQQGMLRFTDMLNSPVVTNYLKINEHKDYTEKLLLNTISSGFPINGDYSSSLPSSSSSSSPSSQSHRGSFSQIYPSVNISSLSESQKISNIPRPFDMNMQVLDGRLFEGNVLVPPLNSQEIRGNFTPFGLPFHHHLQQTLHHPSSSPGHQMEIYSNEPQASEGKRHNFVMAPKAGETASKKPRVQSRSSCPPFKVRKEKLGDRIAALQQLVSPFGKTDTASVLMEAIGYIKFLQSQIEGSLPQEGSEEETRDLRSRGLCLVPLSCMTYVTGDGGDGGGSLGSGFWPTPTGFGGGT from the exons ATGGACTCTACTAATCTCCATCAGCTTCAAGATCAATTACAGCTTGTGgggtcgtcttcttcttcttcttccttagaTAATAACTCCAACCCTTCTTGCTATGAAGCTTCCTCTGTCCATCAATGGAGTCCAGGAGGTATTTCTCT GAATAGTGTGAGCCTGAGTCATAACTTTAACAATGAGATGTTAAACACAAGAGAtcagaacaacaacaacaacaacaacaacagaacAAGTGAATGTATGAGTCTCTCTAACATCCACAATCACTCCTTGATCCAACAAGACTTTCCTTTACAATGGACACATAACGAATCTTCCTATCATCACCATGAAGGGCTTCACAAGGTCAAGGAAGAGCTTTCCTCAGCAACTACCTCAGACCATCAACAAGGCATGCTCAGGTTCACAGACATGTTAAACAGTCCAGTGGTCACAAACTATTTGAAGATCAATGAACACAAGGACTACACTGAAAAGCTTCTTCTCAATACTATATCTTCTGGCTTCCCCATCAATGGAGATTATTCCAGCAGCCTTccctcttcgtcttcttcatcttcgcCTTCATCTCAATCTCACAGAGGCAGTTTCAGCCAGATTTACCCGAGCGTAAACATATCAAGCTTGAGCGAGTCTCAGAAGATAAGCAACATCCCAAGACCATTTGATATGAACATGCAAGTTTTGGATGGAAGATTGTTTGAAGGGAATGTCTTAGTTCCTCCTTTAAATTCTCAAGAGATTAGAGGAAATTTTACTCCTTTCGGCCTCCCCTTTCATCATCATCTGCAGCAAACACTTCACcacccttcttcttctcctggtCATCAA ATGGAAATATACAGTAACGAACCTCAAGCAAGTGAAGGGAAGAGACATAACTTCGTGATGGCGCCAAAGGCAGGAGAAACTGCTTCCAAGAAACCGCGTGTGCAATCACGCTCTTCTTGCCCACCCTTCAAG GTGAGGAAAGAGAAGTTAGGAGACAGAATAGCAGCTCTGCAGCAGTTGGTTTCACCATTTGGGAAG ACAGATACAGCATCTGTACTAATGGAGGCAATTGGATACATCAAATTTCTACAGAGCCAGATCGAG ggCTCACTACCACAAGAAGGGAGTGAGGAAGAGACGAGGGATCTAAGAAGCCGTGGGCTATGTCTCGTGCCATTGTCATGCATGACTTATGTTACTGGAGATGGTGGAGATGGAGGAGGCAGTCTTGGTAGTGGCTTTTGGCCAACCCCAACTGGTTTTGGTGGTGGAACTTAG
- the LOC108819285 gene encoding transcription factor bHLH110 isoform X1, which produces MDSTNLHQLQDQLQLVGSSSSSSSLDNNSNPSCYEASSVHQWSPGGISLNSVSLSHNFNNEMLNTRDQNNNNNNNNRTSECMSLSNIHNHSLIQQDFPLQWTHNESSYHHHEGLHKVKEELSSATTSDHQQGMLRFTDMLNSPVVTNYLKINEHKDYTEKLLLNTISSGFPINGDYSSSLPSSSSSSSPSSQSHRGSFSQIYPSVNISSLSESQKISNIPRPFDMNMQVLDGRLFEGNVLVPPLNSQEIRGNFTPFGLPFHHHLQQTLHHPSSSPGHQMEIYSNEPQASEGKRHNFVMAPKAGETASKKPRVQSRSSCPPFKVRKEKLGDRIAALQQLVSPFGKTDTASVLMEAIGYIKFLQSQIETLSVPYMRASRNRPGKASQLGSLPQEGSEEETRDLRSRGLCLVPLSCMTYVTGDGGDGGGSLGSGFWPTPTGFGGGT; this is translated from the exons ATGGACTCTACTAATCTCCATCAGCTTCAAGATCAATTACAGCTTGTGgggtcgtcttcttcttcttcttccttagaTAATAACTCCAACCCTTCTTGCTATGAAGCTTCCTCTGTCCATCAATGGAGTCCAGGAGGTATTTCTCT GAATAGTGTGAGCCTGAGTCATAACTTTAACAATGAGATGTTAAACACAAGAGAtcagaacaacaacaacaacaacaacaacagaacAAGTGAATGTATGAGTCTCTCTAACATCCACAATCACTCCTTGATCCAACAAGACTTTCCTTTACAATGGACACATAACGAATCTTCCTATCATCACCATGAAGGGCTTCACAAGGTCAAGGAAGAGCTTTCCTCAGCAACTACCTCAGACCATCAACAAGGCATGCTCAGGTTCACAGACATGTTAAACAGTCCAGTGGTCACAAACTATTTGAAGATCAATGAACACAAGGACTACACTGAAAAGCTTCTTCTCAATACTATATCTTCTGGCTTCCCCATCAATGGAGATTATTCCAGCAGCCTTccctcttcgtcttcttcatcttcgcCTTCATCTCAATCTCACAGAGGCAGTTTCAGCCAGATTTACCCGAGCGTAAACATATCAAGCTTGAGCGAGTCTCAGAAGATAAGCAACATCCCAAGACCATTTGATATGAACATGCAAGTTTTGGATGGAAGATTGTTTGAAGGGAATGTCTTAGTTCCTCCTTTAAATTCTCAAGAGATTAGAGGAAATTTTACTCCTTTCGGCCTCCCCTTTCATCATCATCTGCAGCAAACACTTCACcacccttcttcttctcctggtCATCAA ATGGAAATATACAGTAACGAACCTCAAGCAAGTGAAGGGAAGAGACATAACTTCGTGATGGCGCCAAAGGCAGGAGAAACTGCTTCCAAGAAACCGCGTGTGCAATCACGCTCTTCTTGCCCACCCTTCAAG GTGAGGAAAGAGAAGTTAGGAGACAGAATAGCAGCTCTGCAGCAGTTGGTTTCACCATTTGGGAAG ACAGATACAGCATCTGTACTAATGGAGGCAATTGGATACATCAAATTTCTACAGAGCCAGATCGAG ACTCTAAGCGTTCCCTACATGAGAGCATCTAGGAACCGACCAGGAAAAGCCTCCCAACTG ggCTCACTACCACAAGAAGGGAGTGAGGAAGAGACGAGGGATCTAAGAAGCCGTGGGCTATGTCTCGTGCCATTGTCATGCATGACTTATGTTACTGGAGATGGTGGAGATGGAGGAGGCAGTCTTGGTAGTGGCTTTTGGCCAACCCCAACTGGTTTTGGTGGTGGAACTTAG
- the LOC108819285 gene encoding transcription factor bHLH110 isoform X3 — protein MESRRNSVSLSHNFNNEMLNTRDQNNNNNNNNRTSECMSLSNIHNHSLIQQDFPLQWTHNESSYHHHEGLHKVKEELSSATTSDHQQGMLRFTDMLNSPVVTNYLKINEHKDYTEKLLLNTISSGFPINGDYSSSLPSSSSSSSPSSQSHRGSFSQIYPSVNISSLSESQKISNIPRPFDMNMQVLDGRLFEGNVLVPPLNSQEIRGNFTPFGLPFHHHLQQTLHHPSSSPGHQMEIYSNEPQASEGKRHNFVMAPKAGETASKKPRVQSRSSCPPFKVRKEKLGDRIAALQQLVSPFGKTDTASVLMEAIGYIKFLQSQIETLSVPYMRASRNRPGKASQLGSLPQEGSEEETRDLRSRGLCLVPLSCMTYVTGDGGDGGGSLGSGFWPTPTGFGGGT, from the exons ATGGAGTCCAGGAG GAATAGTGTGAGCCTGAGTCATAACTTTAACAATGAGATGTTAAACACAAGAGAtcagaacaacaacaacaacaacaacaacagaacAAGTGAATGTATGAGTCTCTCTAACATCCACAATCACTCCTTGATCCAACAAGACTTTCCTTTACAATGGACACATAACGAATCTTCCTATCATCACCATGAAGGGCTTCACAAGGTCAAGGAAGAGCTTTCCTCAGCAACTACCTCAGACCATCAACAAGGCATGCTCAGGTTCACAGACATGTTAAACAGTCCAGTGGTCACAAACTATTTGAAGATCAATGAACACAAGGACTACACTGAAAAGCTTCTTCTCAATACTATATCTTCTGGCTTCCCCATCAATGGAGATTATTCCAGCAGCCTTccctcttcgtcttcttcatcttcgcCTTCATCTCAATCTCACAGAGGCAGTTTCAGCCAGATTTACCCGAGCGTAAACATATCAAGCTTGAGCGAGTCTCAGAAGATAAGCAACATCCCAAGACCATTTGATATGAACATGCAAGTTTTGGATGGAAGATTGTTTGAAGGGAATGTCTTAGTTCCTCCTTTAAATTCTCAAGAGATTAGAGGAAATTTTACTCCTTTCGGCCTCCCCTTTCATCATCATCTGCAGCAAACACTTCACcacccttcttcttctcctggtCATCAA ATGGAAATATACAGTAACGAACCTCAAGCAAGTGAAGGGAAGAGACATAACTTCGTGATGGCGCCAAAGGCAGGAGAAACTGCTTCCAAGAAACCGCGTGTGCAATCACGCTCTTCTTGCCCACCCTTCAAG GTGAGGAAAGAGAAGTTAGGAGACAGAATAGCAGCTCTGCAGCAGTTGGTTTCACCATTTGGGAAG ACAGATACAGCATCTGTACTAATGGAGGCAATTGGATACATCAAATTTCTACAGAGCCAGATCGAG ACTCTAAGCGTTCCCTACATGAGAGCATCTAGGAACCGACCAGGAAAAGCCTCCCAACTG ggCTCACTACCACAAGAAGGGAGTGAGGAAGAGACGAGGGATCTAAGAAGCCGTGGGCTATGTCTCGTGCCATTGTCATGCATGACTTATGTTACTGGAGATGGTGGAGATGGAGGAGGCAGTCTTGGTAGTGGCTTTTGGCCAACCCCAACTGGTTTTGGTGGTGGAACTTAG